The following coding sequences lie in one Streptomyces sp. NBC_00510 genomic window:
- the pdxT gene encoding pyridoxal 5'-phosphate synthase glutaminase subunit PdxT: MSSSPPTIGVLALQGDVREHLVALAEADALARPVRRPEELAEVDGLVVPGGESTTMSKLATLFGMMEPLRDRIRDGLPVYGTCAGMIMLADKILDGRDDQETFGGIDMIVRRNAFGRQNESFETAVEVEGVEGGPVEGVFIRAPWVESTGSGVATLARLDDGTIVAVRQGNLLATSFHPELTGDHRVHRYFVDMVRAAR; encoded by the coding sequence GTGTCCAGCAGCCCCCCGACCATCGGAGTCCTCGCCCTGCAGGGCGACGTCCGCGAGCACCTGGTCGCGCTCGCCGAGGCCGACGCCCTGGCCCGCCCCGTGCGGCGGCCCGAGGAACTGGCCGAGGTGGACGGTCTGGTGGTCCCGGGTGGCGAGTCGACCACGATGTCCAAGCTCGCCACGCTCTTCGGCATGATGGAACCGCTGCGCGACCGCATCCGGGACGGGCTTCCGGTCTACGGCACCTGCGCCGGGATGATCATGCTCGCCGACAAGATCCTGGACGGCAGGGACGACCAGGAGACCTTCGGCGGTATCGACATGATCGTGCGCCGCAACGCTTTCGGCCGGCAGAACGAGTCCTTCGAGACCGCGGTCGAGGTCGAGGGCGTGGAAGGTGGCCCGGTCGAGGGCGTCTTCATCCGTGCGCCCTGGGTCGAGTCCACCGGCAGCGGGGTCGCCACGCTGGCCCGGCTCGACGACGGAACGATCGTCGCCGTGCGCCAGGGCAACCTCCTGGCCACCTCGTTCCACCCCGAACTGACCGGGGACCACCGGGTGCACCGGTACTTCGTCGACATGGTGCGCGCCGCCCGGTGA
- a CDS encoding YebC/PmpR family DNA-binding transcriptional regulator, translated as MSGHSKWATTKHKKAVIDAKRGKLFAKLIKNIEVAARAGGADISGNPTLFDAIQKAKKSSVPNKNIDSAVKRGAGLEAGGADYETIMYEGYGPNGVAVLIECLTDNRNRAASDVRVAMTRNGGSMADPGSVSYLFNRKGVVIVPKGELNEDDVLGAVLDAGAEEVNDLGESFEVLSEATDLVAVRSALQEAGIDYDSAEANFVPTMQVELDEEGARRIFKLIDALEDSDDVQNVFANFDVSDEIMEKVEA; from the coding sequence ATGTCCGGCCACTCTAAATGGGCTACGACGAAGCACAAGAAGGCCGTGATCGACGCCAAGCGCGGCAAGCTCTTCGCGAAGCTGATCAAGAACATCGAGGTCGCCGCCCGCGCGGGCGGCGCCGACATCTCCGGTAACCCGACCCTCTTCGACGCCATCCAGAAGGCGAAGAAGAGCTCGGTGCCCAACAAGAACATCGACAGCGCGGTCAAGCGCGGTGCCGGTCTCGAGGCGGGCGGTGCCGACTACGAGACGATCATGTACGAGGGCTACGGCCCCAACGGTGTCGCGGTGCTCATCGAGTGCCTCACCGACAACCGCAACCGCGCCGCCTCCGACGTGCGCGTCGCCATGACCCGCAACGGCGGCTCCATGGCCGACCCCGGCTCGGTGTCCTACCTGTTCAACCGCAAGGGCGTCGTGATCGTCCCCAAGGGCGAGCTCAACGAGGACGACGTGCTCGGCGCGGTCCTGGACGCGGGCGCCGAGGAGGTCAACGACCTCGGTGAGTCCTTCGAGGTGCTCAGCGAGGCGACCGACCTCGTCGCGGTGCGCTCGGCGCTCCAGGAGGCCGGCATCGACTACGACTCCGCCGAGGCCAACTTCGTCCCCACCATGCAGGTGGAGTTGGACGAGGAGGGCGCGCGCAGGATCTTCAAGCTCATCGACGCACTCGAGGACAGCGACGACGTGCAGAACGTCTTCGCCAACTTCGACGTCTCCGACGAGATCATGGAGAAGGTCGAGGCCTGA
- the ruvC gene encoding crossover junction endodeoxyribonuclease RuvC — protein MRVLGVDPGLTRCGVGVVDGAPGKPLRMAGVGVVRTPAEADIGHRLVLIERGIEAWLDEYAPQAVAVERVFSQHNVRTVMGTAQASAVAMLCASRRGLPVHLHTPSEVKAAVTGSGRADKAQVGAMVTRLLRLDAPPKPADAADALALAICHIWRGTATNRLQQAVARARTQEPST, from the coding sequence GTGCGTGTGCTGGGTGTGGACCCGGGGCTGACCCGCTGCGGCGTCGGCGTGGTGGACGGTGCCCCCGGCAAGCCGCTGCGCATGGCCGGCGTCGGGGTCGTCCGTACCCCGGCGGAGGCCGACATCGGCCATCGCCTCGTACTGATCGAGCGCGGCATAGAAGCGTGGCTGGACGAGTACGCGCCCCAAGCCGTCGCCGTGGAACGGGTGTTCAGCCAGCACAACGTGCGCACCGTGATGGGCACGGCCCAGGCCAGCGCCGTCGCCATGCTCTGCGCCTCCCGCCGCGGCCTGCCCGTCCACCTGCACACCCCCAGCGAGGTCAAGGCCGCCGTCACCGGCAGCGGCCGGGCCGACAAGGCGCAGGTCGGTGCCATGGTCACCCGGCTGCTGCGGCTCGACGCCCCGCCGAAGCCCGCCGACGCCGCCGACGCGCTGGCGCTCGCCATCTGTCACATCTGGCGCGGCACCGCGACCAACCGCCTCCAGCAGGCCGTCGCCCGAGCACGAACCCAGGAGCCCAGCACATGA
- the ruvA gene encoding Holliday junction branch migration protein RuvA: protein MIAFVSGPVAALAPDIAVIEVGGIGMAVQCSPGTLASLRLGEQARLATSLVVREDSLTLYGFADDDERQVFELLQTASGVGPRLAQAMLAVHSPDALRTAVATGDEKALTAVPGIGKKGAQRLLLELRDRLGAPVGAAGVARPAVAAGPASWREQLHAALIGLGYQPREAEEAVAAVTPQAEASAEPQVGALLRAALQTLNRAR, encoded by the coding sequence ATGATCGCCTTCGTCAGCGGGCCCGTCGCCGCCCTCGCCCCGGACATCGCGGTGATCGAGGTCGGTGGCATCGGCATGGCCGTCCAGTGCTCCCCGGGCACCCTGGCATCGCTCCGCCTGGGGGAGCAGGCCCGGCTCGCCACCTCCCTCGTCGTCCGCGAGGACTCCCTCACCCTCTACGGCTTCGCCGACGACGACGAGCGCCAGGTCTTCGAACTGCTGCAGACCGCCAGCGGCGTCGGTCCCCGGCTCGCCCAGGCCATGCTCGCGGTGCACAGCCCCGACGCGCTGCGCACGGCCGTCGCCACCGGCGACGAGAAGGCCCTGACCGCCGTCCCGGGCATCGGCAAGAAGGGCGCCCAGCGGCTGCTGCTGGAGCTGAGGGACCGCCTCGGCGCCCCCGTGGGCGCGGCGGGCGTCGCACGCCCCGCGGTGGCCGCAGGGCCCGCCTCATGGCGCGAGCAGCTGCACGCCGCGCTGATCGGCCTGGGCTACCAGCCGCGCGAGGCGGAGGAGGCCGTGGCCGCGGTGACGCCGCAGGCGGAGGCGAGCGCCGAGCCGCAGGTCGGGGCCCTCCTGCGGGCCGCCCTGCAGACCCTGAACCGAGCCCGCTGA
- the ruvB gene encoding Holliday junction branch migration DNA helicase RuvB, protein MNWDDESVPTTADRLVGAAADGEDQAVEAALRPKALEEFVGQERVREQLDLVLKAARQRGGTADHVLLSGAPGLGKTTLSMIIAAEMGAPIRITSGPAIQHAGDLAAILSSLAEGEVLFLDEIHRMSRPAEEMLYMAMEDFRVDVIVGKGPGATAIPLELPPFTLVGATTRAGLLPPPLRDRFGFTGHMEFYAPAELERVIHRSARLLDVEIEPEGAAEIAGRSRGTPRIANRLLRRVRDFAQVKVDGVITREVAARALDVYEVDGRGLDRLDRAVLRALLGLFGGGPVGLSTLAVAVGEERETVEEVAEPFLVREGLLARTPRGRVATPAAWAHLGLVPPQGGGPGQDGLFGP, encoded by the coding sequence GTGAACTGGGACGACGAGTCCGTACCGACCACCGCCGACCGTCTCGTCGGCGCCGCCGCAGACGGCGAGGACCAGGCCGTCGAGGCGGCGCTGCGGCCCAAGGCGCTGGAGGAGTTCGTCGGCCAGGAGCGGGTCCGCGAGCAGCTCGACCTGGTGCTGAAGGCGGCGCGCCAGCGTGGCGGCACCGCGGACCACGTGCTGCTCTCCGGCGCCCCCGGGCTCGGCAAGACGACCCTGTCGATGATCATCGCGGCCGAGATGGGCGCCCCGATCCGCATCACCTCCGGCCCCGCCATCCAGCACGCCGGGGACCTCGCGGCGATCCTCTCCTCCCTCGCCGAGGGCGAGGTGCTCTTCCTCGACGAGATCCACCGGATGTCCCGGCCCGCCGAGGAGATGCTCTACATGGCGATGGAGGACTTCCGGGTCGACGTCATCGTCGGCAAGGGACCCGGCGCCACCGCCATCCCCCTCGAGCTGCCGCCGTTCACCCTGGTCGGCGCCACGACCCGGGCCGGCCTGCTGCCGCCGCCGCTGCGCGACCGCTTCGGCTTCACCGGCCACATGGAGTTCTACGCCCCGGCCGAGCTGGAGCGGGTCATCCACCGCTCCGCGCGCCTGCTGGACGTCGAGATCGAGCCCGAGGGCGCCGCGGAGATCGCCGGCCGCTCCCGCGGCACCCCGCGCATCGCCAACCGACTCCTGCGCCGCGTACGGGACTTCGCGCAGGTGAAGGTCGACGGCGTGATCACGCGCGAGGTCGCCGCCCGGGCACTGGACGTGTACGAGGTCGACGGCCGCGGCCTGGACCGGCTGGACCGCGCCGTGCTGCGGGCCCTGCTGGGGCTCTTCGGCGGTGGCCCGGTGGGGCTGTCGACACTGGCGGTGGCCGTGGGGGAGGAGCGGGAGACGGTGGAGGAGGTGGCCGAACCGTTCCTGGTGCGCGAGGGGCTCCTGGCGCGCACACCCCGTGGCCGCGTCGCCACTCCCGCCGCCTGGGCACACCTTGGGCTCGTGCCGCCACAGGGCGGCGGACCCGGGCAAGACGGGCTGTTCGGCCCTTGA
- the yajC gene encoding preprotein translocase subunit YajC, translated as MNLVQILPFVLIIGVMLLMTRSAKNRQRQATQMRDQMSPGSGVRTIGGMYAVVKEVNEDTVLLELADGVHAHFAKNAIAAVLDQAEYDRVVHGIDPEPELEAHDAEDVEDVEKADEHVDLSKTADEGVTEDASKTDGTDKK; from the coding sequence ATGAATCTGGTTCAAATCCTGCCTTTCGTCCTGATCATCGGTGTCATGCTGCTGATGACCCGCTCCGCGAAGAACCGTCAGCGCCAGGCCACGCAGATGCGTGACCAGATGTCCCCCGGCTCGGGCGTCCGGACGATCGGCGGCATGTACGCCGTCGTCAAGGAGGTCAACGAGGACACGGTCCTGCTGGAGCTGGCCGACGGCGTCCACGCGCACTTCGCGAAGAACGCCATCGCCGCCGTCCTCGACCAGGCCGAGTACGACCGTGTCGTCCACGGCATCGACCCGGAGCCCGAGCTCGAGGCGCACGACGCCGAGGACGTCGAGGACGTCGAGAAGGCCGACGAGCACGTCGACCTGAGCAAGACCGCCGACGAGGGCGTGACCGAGGACGCCTCCAAGACGGACGGCACCGACAAGAAGTAA
- the secD gene encoding protein translocase subunit SecD: MAAPKRGRKPSGSQGYPGRALAVILLAIVALTGGMFLSGHTTPRLGIDLAGGTSITLTAKSDQAGAINKTNMDTAKAIIDRRVNGLGVSEAESQIQGDRNIIVNIPKGTNAAQAEQQVGTTAQLYFRPVLAEVANAPAASESPGASPSGSPSSPASPSASASTGAKVSGSPSASASTQGRAVTDALKASSTPSASASGSPSPTPTPSASAAAPGSTLDTSIPEDLQAKLAALDCSDAKTRANLNLKAKPTDKIVACSQDGGAKYALGPAAVDGKNVSKAAAQFDTQGGNGWVVTLNFDGTGSKAFSKITSQLSQQQPPNNQFAIVLDNEVVSAPSVNQTLSGSAEIYGSFTQESSQDLANVLSYGSLPLTFDKSDVTKVSAAVGGEQLHGGLIAGGVGLALVVLYLVAYYRGLSFVAILSLIVSAILTYEIMTLLGPAIGFALNLPAVCGAIVAIGITADSFIVFFERIRDELREGRSLQPAVARGWPRARRTILVSDFVSFLSAAVLFVVSVGKVQGFAFTLGLTTLLDVAVVFLFTKPLMTILARKKFYASGHPWSGLDPRALGVNPPLRRTRRPAARTDVKEA, translated from the coding sequence GTGGCAGCACCGAAGAGGGGCCGTAAGCCCTCGGGGAGCCAGGGATACCCCGGGCGGGCGCTGGCAGTGATCCTGCTGGCCATCGTGGCGCTTACCGGAGGGATGTTCCTCTCCGGCCACACCACCCCCCGGCTGGGCATCGACCTCGCCGGCGGTACGAGCATCACGCTGACGGCCAAGAGCGACCAGGCCGGCGCGATCAACAAGACCAACATGGACACCGCCAAGGCGATCATCGACCGGCGTGTCAACGGTCTGGGTGTCTCGGAAGCCGAAAGCCAGATCCAGGGCGACCGGAACATCATCGTCAACATCCCCAAGGGCACCAACGCCGCGCAGGCCGAGCAGCAGGTCGGCACCACGGCCCAGCTCTACTTCCGGCCGGTGCTCGCCGAGGTGGCCAACGCCCCGGCGGCGTCGGAGTCGCCCGGCGCCAGCCCCTCGGGCTCGCCCTCGTCCCCGGCCTCGCCGTCCGCGAGCGCGTCCACCGGCGCCAAGGTCTCCGGCTCCCCGTCCGCGAGCGCCTCGACGCAGGGCCGCGCCGTCACCGACGCGCTGAAGGCCTCGTCGACGCCGTCCGCCTCCGCCTCGGGTTCGCCCTCGCCGACCCCGACGCCTTCGGCGAGCGCCGCGGCCCCCGGCAGCACGCTGGACACCTCCATCCCGGAGGACCTGCAGGCGAAGCTCGCCGCGCTGGACTGCTCCGACGCGAAGACGCGCGCCAACCTGAACCTCAAGGCCAAGCCGACCGACAAGATCGTCGCGTGCAGCCAGGACGGCGGCGCCAAGTACGCCCTCGGCCCCGCCGCGGTCGACGGCAAGAACGTCAGCAAGGCCGCCGCGCAGTTCGACACCCAGGGCGGCAACGGCTGGGTCGTCACCCTGAACTTCGACGGCACCGGCTCCAAGGCCTTCTCGAAGATCACCTCGCAGCTGTCCCAGCAGCAGCCGCCGAACAACCAGTTCGCGATCGTGCTGGACAACGAGGTCGTCTCCGCCCCCTCGGTGAACCAGACCCTGAGCGGAAGCGCCGAGATCTACGGCAGCTTCACCCAGGAGAGCTCCCAGGACCTGGCGAACGTCCTGTCCTACGGCTCCCTGCCGCTCACCTTCGACAAGTCGGACGTCACCAAGGTCTCCGCGGCGGTCGGCGGCGAGCAGCTGCACGGCGGCCTCATCGCCGGCGGCGTCGGCCTCGCCCTGGTCGTGCTCTACCTGGTCGCCTACTACCGCGGCCTGAGCTTCGTGGCGATCCTGAGCCTCATCGTCTCGGCGATCCTCACCTACGAGATCATGACGCTGCTCGGCCCGGCCATCGGCTTCGCACTGAACCTGCCGGCGGTCTGCGGCGCCATCGTGGCCATCGGCATCACCGCGGACTCGTTCATCGTCTTCTTCGAACGCATCCGTGACGAGCTGCGCGAGGGCCGCTCCCTGCAGCCGGCCGTGGCCCGTGGCTGGCCGCGCGCCCGCCGCACGATCCTCGTCTCGGACTTCGTGTCGTTCCTGTCGGCCGCCGTGCTCTTCGTCGTCTCGGTCGGCAAGGTGCAGGGCTTCGCCTTCACCCTGGGTCTGACGACGCTGCTCGACGTGGCCGTGGTGTTCCTCTTCACCAAGCCGCTGATGACGATCCTGGCCCGCAAGAAGTTCTACGCCAGCGGACACCCCTGGTCCGGGCTCGACCCGCGTGCCCTGGGCGTCAACCCCCCGCTGCGCCGCACTCGCCGCCCCGCGGCCCGTACCGACGTCAAGGAGGCCTGA
- the secF gene encoding protein translocase subunit SecF, with product MSRLGNLGHRLHRGEIAYDFVGKRKLWYGVSILITIAAIVGLAVNGLKLGIEFSGGAVFTTPKTEMSVSQVQDKIADNTGGHQAIVQKLGTGAVRVQISDISLTEAKKIQGEIAEDLNVKSADIDPQIIGPSWGDEISKKAFQGLVIFMVLVTIYLAIAFEWRKAVAALIALIHDLTITIGVYAIVGFEVTPGTVIGLLTVLGYSLYDTVVVFDGLKESTKDITKQNRYTYSELANRSLNQTLVRSINTTVVALLPVAGLLFVGGGLLGAGMLNDIALSLFVGLTAGAYSSIFIATPLVADLKERAPEMKALRKRVLAKRAADARRGEDGVDEPQDGVPADEDGGPVEDDTHAGAAVVGGQRNQPARNRSRNRPSGKRR from the coding sequence ATGTCCCGGCTCGGCAACCTCGGGCACCGCCTGCACCGAGGCGAGATCGCCTACGACTTCGTCGGCAAGCGCAAGCTCTGGTACGGCGTCTCGATCCTGATCACCATCGCGGCGATCGTCGGTCTCGCCGTCAACGGCCTCAAGCTCGGCATCGAGTTCTCCGGCGGCGCGGTCTTCACGACCCCGAAGACCGAGATGTCGGTCAGCCAGGTCCAGGACAAGATCGCCGACAACACCGGCGGCCACCAGGCCATCGTGCAGAAGCTCGGCACGGGCGCCGTCCGCGTCCAGATCAGCGACATCTCGCTCACCGAGGCGAAGAAGATCCAGGGCGAGATCGCCGAGGACCTGAACGTCAAGTCGGCCGACATCGACCCGCAGATCATCGGTCCGAGCTGGGGCGACGAGATCTCCAAGAAGGCCTTCCAGGGCCTGGTGATCTTCATGGTCCTGGTGACGATCTACCTGGCGATCGCCTTCGAGTGGCGCAAGGCCGTGGCCGCGCTGATCGCCCTGATCCACGACCTCACGATCACCATCGGCGTCTACGCCATCGTGGGCTTCGAGGTCACCCCGGGCACCGTGATCGGTCTGCTGACCGTCCTCGGTTACTCCCTCTACGACACCGTCGTCGTCTTCGACGGTCTGAAGGAGTCCACCAAGGACATCACCAAGCAGAACCGCTACACGTACAGCGAGCTGGCCAACCGCAGCCTCAACCAGACCCTGGTGCGTTCGATCAACACCACGGTCGTGGCGCTGCTCCCGGTGGCGGGCCTGCTGTTCGTCGGCGGCGGTCTGCTCGGCGCGGGCATGCTCAACGACATCGCCCTGTCGCTCTTCGTCGGCCTCACCGCCGGTGCGTACTCCTCGATCTTCATCGCGACCCCGCTGGTCGCGGACCTCAAGGAGCGCGCCCCGGAGATGAAGGCGCTGCGCAAGCGCGTGCTCGCCAAGCGCGCCGCCGACGCCCGCCGTGGCGAGGACGGCGTGGACGAGCCGCAGGACGGGGTCCCCGCGGACGAGGACGGCGGACCGGTGGAGGACGACACCCACGCGGGTGCCGCCGTCGTCGGCGGCCAGCGCAACCAGCCGGCCCGCAACCGCAGCCGCAACCGTCCCTCCGGCAAGCGCCGCTGA
- a CDS encoding adenine phosphoribosyltransferase produces the protein MTIADATPEGLRSLLLSRIRDVPDYPKPGVMFKDITPLLADPGAFNALIDALAGLCARHGADKVVGLEARGFILAAPAAARAGLGFVPVRKAGKLPGATLGQAYDLEYGTAEIEVHQDAFSAGDRVLVIDDVLATGGTAEASLELIRRTGADVAGVAVLLELGFLGGRARLARSLGGAPLEALIAV, from the coding sequence ATGACCATCGCGGACGCCACCCCGGAAGGGCTGCGCAGCCTGCTGCTCAGCCGCATCCGGGACGTGCCCGACTACCCGAAGCCGGGCGTGATGTTCAAGGACATCACCCCGCTGCTGGCCGACCCCGGGGCGTTCAACGCGCTGATCGACGCCCTGGCCGGGCTCTGCGCCCGGCACGGCGCCGACAAGGTCGTCGGCCTCGAGGCGCGCGGGTTCATCCTCGCCGCCCCGGCAGCCGCCCGCGCCGGGCTCGGGTTCGTGCCCGTGCGCAAGGCGGGCAAGCTGCCCGGGGCGACGCTGGGCCAGGCGTACGACCTGGAGTACGGCACCGCCGAGATAGAGGTCCACCAGGACGCCTTCTCGGCCGGTGACCGGGTCCTGGTCATCGACGACGTGCTCGCCACCGGCGGCACGGCGGAGGCGTCCCTGGAGCTGATCCGCCGCACCGGCGCCGACGTCGCCGGTGTCGCGGTCCTCCTGGAACTGGGCTTCCTCGGCGGGCGTGCCCGCCTCGCCCGGTCCCTGGGCGGTGCCCCCCTGGAGGCACTGATCGCGGTCTGA
- a CDS encoding bifunctional (p)ppGpp synthetase/guanosine-3',5'-bis(diphosphate) 3'-pyrophosphohydrolase: protein MQEEARQAQPTTTADGKQAASLSAAPPVAPAAPAESKAAGPAPAAPATPAARPVRTPGSVAPNRPATSSNRVRARLARLGVQRSSPYNPVLEPLLRIVRSNDPKGDTSQLRQIERAYQVAERWHRGQKRKSGDPYITHPLAVTTILAELGMDPATLMAGLLHDTVEDTEYGLDALRRDFGDSVALLVDGVTKLDKVKFGEAAQAETVRKMVVAMAKDPRVLVIKLADRLHNMRTMRYLKREKQEKKARETLEIYAPLAHRLGMNTIKWELEDLAFAILYPKMYDEIVRLVAERAPKRDEYLAVVTDQVQQDLRAARIKATVTGRPKHYYSVYQKMIVRGRDFAEIYDLVGIRVLVDTVRDCYAALGTIHARWNPVPGRFKDYIAMPKFNMYQSLHTTVIGPSGKPVEIQIRTFDMHRRAEYGIAAHWKYKQEAVAGASKVRTDSPKSAKKDDAVNDMAWLRQLLDWQKETEDPGEFLESLRFDLSRNEVFVFTPKGDVIALPAGATPVDFAYAVHTEVGHRTIGARVNGRLVPLESTLDNGDTVEVFTSKAAGAGPSRDWLGFVKSPRARNKIRAWFSKERREEAVEQGKEAIARAMRKQNLPIQRVLTGDSLVTLAHEMRYPDISALYAAIGEGHITAQSVVHKLVEALGGEEGATEDIAEVTTPSRSRTKRRSAADPGVIVKGEKDVWVKLSRCCTPVPGDPIIGFVTRGNGVSVHRADCVNVESLSQQPERIIDVEWAPTQSSVFLVAIQVEALDRSRLLSDVTRVLSDQHVNILSAAVQTSRDRVATSRFTFEMGDPKHLGHVLKAVRGVEGVYDVYRVTSARQR, encoded by the coding sequence TTGCAAGAAGAGGCCAGGCAGGCTCAGCCGACGACGACCGCAGACGGGAAGCAGGCGGCTTCCCTCTCCGCGGCTCCTCCCGTCGCGCCCGCCGCACCCGCGGAGAGCAAGGCCGCAGGGCCCGCTCCCGCCGCCCCGGCGACGCCCGCCGCCCGGCCCGTACGCACTCCCGGGAGCGTGGCCCCGAACCGGCCCGCCACCTCCTCCAACCGTGTCCGCGCCCGTCTCGCCCGGCTCGGCGTCCAGCGTTCCAGCCCGTACAACCCGGTCCTGGAGCCCCTGCTGCGCATAGTCCGCAGCAACGACCCCAAGGGCGACACGTCGCAGCTGCGCCAGATCGAGCGTGCCTACCAGGTCGCCGAGCGCTGGCACCGCGGCCAGAAGCGCAAGAGCGGCGACCCGTACATCACGCACCCGCTGGCGGTCACGACGATCCTGGCCGAGCTGGGCATGGACCCGGCGACGCTGATGGCCGGGCTGCTGCACGACACCGTCGAGGACACCGAGTACGGCCTGGACGCGCTGCGCCGCGACTTCGGCGACTCCGTCGCGCTGCTGGTGGACGGCGTCACCAAGCTGGACAAGGTCAAGTTCGGCGAGGCCGCGCAGGCCGAGACGGTGCGCAAGATGGTCGTCGCCATGGCGAAGGACCCGCGTGTGCTGGTCATCAAGCTCGCCGACCGCCTGCACAACATGCGCACCATGCGTTACCTCAAGCGGGAGAAGCAGGAGAAGAAGGCCCGCGAGACGCTGGAGATCTACGCCCCGCTGGCGCACCGGCTGGGCATGAACACCATCAAGTGGGAGCTGGAGGACCTCGCGTTCGCGATCCTCTACCCCAAGATGTACGACGAGATCGTCCGGCTGGTCGCGGAGCGCGCCCCCAAGCGGGACGAGTACCTGGCGGTCGTCACCGACCAGGTGCAGCAGGACCTGCGCGCCGCCCGCATCAAGGCGACCGTCACCGGCCGCCCCAAGCACTACTACAGCGTCTACCAGAAGATGATCGTGCGGGGCCGGGACTTCGCCGAGATCTACGACCTGGTGGGCATCCGCGTCCTCGTCGACACCGTCCGCGACTGCTACGCGGCGCTGGGCACCATCCACGCGCGGTGGAACCCGGTGCCGGGGCGGTTCAAGGACTACATCGCGATGCCCAAGTTCAACATGTACCAGTCGCTCCACACGACGGTCATCGGGCCCAGCGGCAAGCCGGTCGAGATCCAGATCCGCACCTTCGACATGCACCGCCGCGCCGAGTACGGCATCGCGGCGCACTGGAAGTACAAGCAGGAGGCCGTCGCCGGCGCCTCCAAGGTGCGCACCGACAGCCCGAAGTCCGCCAAGAAGGACGACGCCGTCAACGACATGGCGTGGCTGCGGCAGTTGCTCGACTGGCAGAAGGAGACGGAGGACCCGGGCGAGTTCCTGGAGTCGCTGCGCTTCGACCTGTCCCGCAACGAGGTCTTCGTCTTCACCCCCAAGGGTGATGTCATCGCGCTGCCCGCCGGCGCGACCCCCGTCGACTTCGCGTACGCCGTCCACACCGAGGTCGGCCACCGCACCATAGGGGCGCGGGTCAACGGCCGCCTGGTGCCGCTGGAGTCGACCCTCGACAACGGCGACACCGTGGAGGTCTTCACCTCCAAGGCGGCGGGCGCCGGCCCGTCCCGCGACTGGCTGGGCTTCGTCAAGTCCCCGCGCGCCCGCAACAAGATCCGCGCCTGGTTCTCCAAGGAGCGCCGCGAGGAGGCCGTCGAGCAGGGCAAGGAAGCCATCGCGCGTGCGATGCGCAAGCAGAACCTGCCGATCCAGCGGGTGCTCACCGGCGACTCGCTCGTCACGCTCGCCCACGAGATGCGCTATCCCGACATCTCCGCGCTCTACGCGGCGATCGGCGAGGGGCACATCACCGCGCAGTCCGTCGTGCACAAGCTCGTCGAGGCCCTGGGCGGTGAGGAGGGCGCGACCGAGGACATCGCCGAGGTCACGACCCCGTCGCGCAGCCGCACCAAGCGGCGCTCGGCCGCCGACCCGGGTGTCATCGTCAAGGGCGAGAAGGACGTCTGGGTCAAGCTGTCCCGCTGCTGCACCCCGGTGCCGGGCGACCCGATCATCGGCTTCGTCACCCGCGGCAACGGCGTCTCCGTGCACCGGGCCGACTGCGTGAACGTCGAGTCGCTCTCGCAGCAGCCCGAGCGGATCATCGACGTCGAGTGGGCGCCGACCCAGTCCTCGGTCTTCCTGGTCGCCATCCAGGTCGAGGCGCTGGACCGGTCCCGTCTGCTGTCGGACGTCACGCGCGTCCTGTCCGACCAGCACGTCAACATCCTGTCCGCCGCCGTCCAGACCTCCCGCGACCGGGTGGCCACCTCGCGCTTCACCTTCGAGATGGGCGACCCCAAGCACCTCGGGCACGTCCTGAAGGCCGTGCGCGGCGTCGAGGGCGTCTACGACGTGTACCGGGTGACGTCGGCGCGCCAGCGCTGA